The genomic stretch TTCCTCTGTCTTCGCTCTCAGCTAGAATAACAAAGACAAGAAAACTCATCCAAATTTATAGAAATGAAATAAGGCGCGCATTAGTGTGGGACAAAcggagtagagagagagagagtgagagaaccTGCTCATCTGAAAGTTTCTGAATGTGAGGTTCGAGCGCATTCACGGAATTCACATGTCTGTAATAATCTCTAACAACCCAATGATTCAAGCTTCTTAATTCGTTCCATGTTTTCTGAATACCACCGATTCTTTCCTGTAAAGAAACAAGCTTTATTCAGAAAAAGGCAGCCCCGTAATCAGTTGGGTTCTGTTAAATTCGCACCTTCAAAGATGAAGTTATGCAAGAGCGCCTCAAGTGGCGGGTGGTGAGGAGAGAGGGAGGATAGAGGGGGAATAAGCTAGTTTTGGTGCATAGACGAGTTGTACTTGAACAGCGCCGGAATTGTGGCGATGGGAGGAgcaaggcggtggcggtggtcaTCGGAGTCTACGTTGGTTGGATTTTCAGAGCGCTAAGATTTGATTATATAAACTTCCATTTTCTTAAAccgattatttttataattctaAATGACCAATATGCCCCCGCTCGTCAAAAACCCCCCCAAAAAGCCCTAGCTAGGGCTAGCAAGAATGGCGGAGATTCATCAATCATAGCCAAccttgaaatttgaaaaattacCCACTGAGCTGAATCACTTCTCTCGTCGATCAAATCTCTACGCTCCAACAATGCCGCCAATTCGATATCTAGCGAGATCAATGCCGTCGATGCGGCGGCTCAATCTCAGGTTCGTCTCCACCTCCACTCACCTCCGCCAAGAGGCGCAGCTGGCCGGCGTTGAGCCGCCCCAGGCTCCTCTTCCGCCGAACCCTGCCTCCGGAAGCCCCTTATACAGCGAAAACTGGCGGAACGCTACCTCCTCCACCTCTCCCGGCGCCGACGCGGCGGCGATGCTCCCCAGCCTCGGGTTCCTCAGCTTAGGCGCCCCGGGGCTAGTGCAATCCCTAGCGACGCTGGACGCGAACGGCTTGATGGATCAGTTCGCGAAATGGACGACGGAGCAGCGATGGGGGGACCTGAAGCAGCTGTTTGAGCTTTGGATTAAGTCGTTGGACAACAGCGGGAAGCCGAACAAGCCTGGCGTGGATCTTTACAATCACTATTTGAGGGCGAATTTGATGATGGGGGCGTCTACGGGGCAGCTGATCGATCTTGTCGAGAAAATGAATGATTATGAGATAGAGCCTAACACGGCCTCGTTCAATCTCGTGCTCAAGGCTATGCAGCAAGCCGATGAATCGTTAGCATCGGAGAAATTGATTGAAAGGTTTCGACTTTAAGCACTTTTATTATTGAAGttgttgacttttttttatcttgattATCAAGAGAAAAGAATACTATCTTTTGTTAACACTCTCAGTCTGAATTAAATGGACCTTTGCCTATGCCACATTTAGGTAGAGCCtgttcacattttttaaaactttttactGATAATAAACTCGATTATGGATGCGCTCATAGGTATATCTTGGCTCTCTGAGTTGATGTTATGTTATGTTCCCGAAGAATGTTCTCAGTGAAAAATAGGACGGAAATATGAACGAAAATGCTAGATGAAGGGGTCATGAATCATGATATGTTTCTATTTATTCATATCCTATGCTTTCCTTGTCTGTTACTGTTTCTTTAATTGCCACAGTTTTTTGTGCTTAGTTTCCTGAGAGTGTTTATTAACTAATCCACATTCTAATTTCATGAAGTTAGTTAATATGAATGTCTTGGGTAGTTACTTCGTGAGATAATTTTTCTTGTCAAATATGACAATTAGTTCCTTGTAGAATTATTGTCTGACAGGCGAATCTTTACCGTATTTATGTCAGGATGCTCCAGAGAGGGCCTGAATGCAAGGATTCTTTGCCCGATGATGAGTCGTATGACTTGGTTATTACCACGCTTCTTTCTACAAACCAAATAAATCGTGCTCTGAAGTACATAGATTTGGCATTGACATCTGGATACATGTTGTCAATAAATGCATTTTCTCGTTGTGTTCATAGTTTTATTAATAACGGGAGGCTAGATACCTTGGTATCGCTTATAGAGAGATGCAAGGTACATTTATTTCACTGGCTATTCATAAGTCCATTTGATTTGACAACCTAAGTTCATTGCTGACTGTGATTTTATGGATATCAGAAAATGGATCAGAATAAATCCTTATGCCCTCCTTGGAGGACATGCAATTCAATTGCAGATGTTTCAGTTCAATTAGATAACAGTGATTTGACGTATTATGCTCTTGAGTTCATGGCCAAATGGATTGCTCGGGGTGAAATTGCCAGGCCGCCTGTTCTTCTTTCTGTCAATGAAGGTCTAGTCCTTTCTGCCCTTGGAACTGCTGGTAGAACATGCAATTCTAGACTTGTGGATGGTTCATGGGCTGTTCTGAAACGCTCATTGCGCCAAAAGAAGGTTCCTAGTCCTGAATCTTACATTGGAAAATTATATGCTCATGCTAATTTGGGGAATTTACAAAAGGCGTTCAGCACACTGCATGAGTTCGAGATTGCTTATAAAAATTCTGACAGAGAAGATGTAGAAGAACTTTTCTCGCCATTCCATTCCTTAAATCCTCTGGTCATTGCATGCTCAAAGAAAGGTTTCAGAACTTTGGATATGGTAAGTTCCTCCGCATAGGTGCCTATAGTGCCTGTATTGCTACAAGACTCATTATCCTCAACTCTGTGGTAAACTGTTCCTTTAGTGGACTACCATATGGTTGATCTTGAATGTCATCACGAAGCATTTGGATAGGTTAGAGTTACTGGCAGTCCTTTTTTGACAATTTACTTGATACTATTTTTTCAATGAACACTGAAATGAATAGATTTAAATCTAAATTCTGAAAATTGCTAATATTATCATATTCAATTTGCTTGGTTTGCTGAAATTCAGCTGATCAGAAATCTTTGAGCTTTGATTGTAAAAGTGGTCTCAATAGTTATTCCTGCTTGGAGGTGCTCATGCCAATTGTTGACAGTTCTATGAGCTGGCAATATTCTTGTCTCCATTCACTAGGAGTAATTTGCCTTTGGAGTAAAACATGCAAAGTATCTGCCTATATGGTAACTAATGAGCATTCAAATTATGTTTTGTAGAAATTTGTAGGCTGTTACCCTTTGTGAAATTATATTATCAGCATCAACACATCAACATCCTGGTCTACGTAATTAATGCATGCTGCTTTTTTGGCCTCGCTTAGTACTTGTGAACCATCGTCGTGTGTCTCTTTGTGACTGACAAGGCTTGTTTGCCTAGTGCATTGGATGCAAATACTAGAAATGAGACTCAAAGAGTAAATCAAGTATTGCTTTACCAATGTGTTGTGAATGACTAAATTTTCTCGGATGTGTTTGCTCAGGTTTATCATCAGCTTGAGAATTTAGGCCAATCCGATCCTCCATACAAGTCTATTGCTGCTCTAAACTGTATCATTCTTGGCAGTGCAAACATCTGGGATATTGATCGTGCTTACCAGACCTTTGCTGCTATTGATGCCACTTTTGGGTTGACACCTGACATCCATTCATACAATGCACTCTTATGTGCCTTTGGGAAGCTTGGCAAGGTAACTCACACACATATACCTGTGTCACTCTTATTTATTTTCAACTTTGCATTACACCAACATGGCACTCTTCCTCACCCGGCATTTCACTTAATAACCCATAATATACATGTCTATATTCACTGCTTGCTACCATTAGCTTCTGATCTATATGTACTTTCTAAATCTACCATGTTGCTACCTGTACCTGTTTTAGAAAAATGTATGATCATTCCACATTGTCTATACAACTATGTTTTAGTAAGGATACTAGTACAAGGCATGAAATTTGTGCTATAATGGTTTCAGCATTTTAGTTACAGAGTACACCCATATTTCTGCCTGAGAGAGGAGGAATACCTGATTTAAATGCACACATTATATTGTTAGTATTATTCATTTGAATAATAAAACGACTTTTTTTTGTCTCAGAGAGATGAAGCTGTTAGAGTATTTGAGCATTTCACTGTATTAGGCGTGAAACCAAATCTGACTACATATTCTCTACTTGTTGACGCCCATCTTGTTGTACGGGATCTAAAAGCTGCTTTGGCTTCTGTTGATGACATGGTAATCTTCTATGTCGATGCATTTCAAATTGGATTTCTCCCTTCCATTAATAAATCTGACTCTCATCTGGAATTAAAACCCTTTAAGCAGATAAATGGAGGATTTGAACCATCAAAGGAAATGCTGAAAAAGATACGGAGGCGCTGTGTTAGAGAGATGAATTACGAGTCTGATGACAAGGTGGAATCTCTTGCCCAACAGTTCAAAATTCGAATGGGTACAGAGATCCGTCGTAACATGCTGTTTGAATTAGAGTACAACATGGATTCATATATGTAAGTTTCTAGAATCGTTAGCACAAATGTGCATCGAAGCGACAGAAGATGCTCTGTAGTGTATGCTTTTCGTTTATTGGTCAGATTAATTTATGGCAGAGTTGAGAAACACGAGGTCCTTTAAATAATAATCGAATGGCAGTTATACCTATCCTGCATTACAATGATCAGACCTTGAAGTCCTGCTACTATTTTCTCAATCTTGATTTGGTATAGTTTACTGAAGATGCTGGTGATTAAGTATTCCACATATATAATCTGAACCCTCACTTATCTGTAGTTTTTCATCATTAAGACCCCAGGTTTTAGTTGTTTCAAATTCATAGGAGAAGATTTCATGTCAGAAAGTTGTCAATGCTCAAACGTAACACGTTCGAACAAGCACACAGTTGGGATCTGGAAAATGTGTGAGAAAACTAAATAATGTAGCAGGAAGCTTTCAGAAGTATGATACAAAATTGGATTGAGAACTCCATTTTATCATTCGGTAGAGGCTTAGCAGCAGCAAAACTCCAGTGTTTCTTGACCTGTTATCTCATTTCCTGCCATTTCCTTTATTGCTTGCAATTGCGTGTGCATTCAGCTGATTTAGAAACGGGTTTGGAGCCCTTAAGATGCATGTTGTTGAGCTGCCTTCTGAAAATTACACACAGAGATCATAAGCCTCTTTGTGTTTCTGTCTCTGTCTCTCTGGTGTGGAAATATTTAGCTTACCCGTTTCTCCTCCTCCATGTTAGCCTTGATGAGTGAATAAATTGCAACTCCGGCTATGGCTATTCCGGTACCAATACCAGTTTGTGTAGATATCCTATTGCCTGCCAATTTTTTGTTGCCAGAAACCATATTTAGCCTACATAGCAGTTGAAATTGCGACTGTGTACTAAACATCAATGTAACTGAGTAATTACCGAAGACAACAATGGAGAACCCAATTACAAAGACACGCTTTAGCACGTTCCCCACAGCGTGTGTGAGTGGTGCGACTCTTTCCAGTGTGTTTGTAGCCACCTGAAGCAGCAGAGAATTAGGTTGAGTTTACCTTTCCATAGTAGTCTTTTTAGACAGTGATGATATTTCACCTGATTGTAGAGATGGTAGAACATTCCAATCCAGAATAGATCAGACAAGAACTTCTGCAGTCCAACTTTAGCTATTGCTGCTTTGAATCCATACTGCATTAGTTGGGGTCCCTCAATCTGGAATGTAAGAAAACACAATACTTTCTCAACTGGGGTCTTGGTTGGAAATGAAAAGGAATAGGTCGAACGAAAttcataaaacaaaaaaacttaCTACGATCGCTGGTGGGAGGCAGAAGAGGAGGGCTATAATGGATATGTATGCATATATGTTTGTACTATCCATCCCTGTCTGTCATTCAGAGAGAGGGAAAAGGGTGTTCAGTGGCTACTGCATTGGTGCATGCTCTACTAAAAACAATATGAGTATTATTACCATAGCTTTCTTTGAATAAATGCTTCTGTAAGTAAATGAAATGTTTGAGATCATGGCGCTGATGAACCCGGTCCAATTAAACGAGAGTTCGGTTAAAGAAGCCATGGACACACCTGCACAGAAGCTATGAGATCAGAACATGGGAGCAGTGGTGAGGGATGAACATAGGAAACATCGATCTTTTCAACCTTACCGAGCACAACAGGGGCTAACGACAGCCAAAGAGGCAGGGGAATTTGATGTCCCAAAACAAACTGTGAAGCAGCAGCACTGAAAAACGGCTCCAATGCTGTTGATGACTACAAATTAATACAAACATAAtgtagagaaaaaagaaatctGAGGAAAGACAAACAGAACTGATAGAGGCAGATATTATAAGTTTCTGCTACCTTTGATGGTGTGTGTGAACGACACAGCAACGGCTGCAAAGGACACGTTCGACATGACATGTCCGAGAGCATGGCAGGCAGCTACCGGAGTGAGGAGCCCCAGGAGTTCCTTATTGATAGGCTGTTTGTTGAAAATCATAAAACTTGAATTTCAGACCAATCAAAAACTGACTTCACCAATGAATGTATGACAGCAAAACTCGAGACAAAATTGATAGCTTACGGCGCGTTTTGGCAGACCTAAAGACCAGCTGATGAGGCAGTATACAActccaacaagaagatgaaTAACTGACACAAAACTGTACCATTGTAGAAATTCAAGATTATAAGAAAGTTAAAGGCATCTTCTATCCATCTGAATTAGTATTATTAGGTGAGAAAAACAGATGACTTACTATGGATATGGGAAATAGTTGTAAACCTTCTTGTTCAATATGTTGAATATAACATTCAGAAAGTACCTGCACCAGAAACAGTTGATGTAACAATCATATGTACTCCTATATATTTGAACATAAAATAATCTTCTCGATTTATCATAGTCATTTCATTTACcaagtaaagaaaaagaatccAGTTACAAGAGCTGGAAATTTCTCTGAAAAACTCTTTTTAGGCTCAACAAACCTGcaagaaaagaaacaatatgAGTTAAACAACACACATTTGCAATAGTACTACAAATTTGTTCCAACCCTTTTGTGAGTTCAATCTCATGGCCCTCTGCATCAGCAGCTGCTGCTTTTACTAGGCGAAAATCCGACAACCGGTGGCTGAGCTTCAAGAGTGTGGGGGTCTTCAAAGATGCAATCTTTTTATTAAGTGGTGAGAATTCCAAATGATTTGAAATGGGATGCACATTTCTGTGACTTGTGCAACACAGTTTTTGGAATGAAGAGGATCTTGATTGGTGAATGAGGGAGAGGTTAGAGATTGAAGCCATATTGAatcaatgataaaaaaaatctaactgGCTGCAAGAATTTGATGTCAACTAACATACAAAAGCTCcaagaaacacagaaaacaagAATACAACGTTGACACCTATGTTTTATGCCTCGGCTTAGGAGATATCAAAGAAATGGGAAATTTCAACAACATTGCAATAAATTTGAGAAATGAATGAGGTTTGGAACACTAGACTAGTTTTGGATGGTTGTGATTGTCAATGCTTTCATGATGCTTTTCATATAAAAGTGAATTATTCTTTGGACTTTTTCGGTGacagtttttttatttgtttatatcaACGGCTTACTTTTGTTAGTAGTGTTTGTTATTCTACCTAATCGGGAAAACTATATTTTCATGGTTGTTATGAGTCGATCGGTTAAGAttccaaataaatttattttaaggCTTCTTAAAAGTAGCATTGATACTCGAATTAGGAAATTGAgggtagatggctttgaatgCTACAAATGTTTTATCATTGTATCACATTAATGTAGAGTTCTATACTctctttaattttatagtatgaTATGGCATAAATGCTTAATtttacaaacaaaaaaaaagttatccCACTAAATTGAACCTGGTTAACATAGGGTCAAATTCGTGGGCCACGAGGGAAAGGGAGAGGCCGGTGCTTGGCCTGGACCCGTCTGAGGGTGGGTTAAGCGACTAGTTCGTGGGCCACGAGGGGCAGGAGGAGGCTAGTTCGGACGTGACCACGAGGGGCTGGAAGAGGCTGGTTTGCTTGCCAATGTACCTCGAACTCCGATGtgtgtgtaaaaaaaaaaaacatagggTCAAATTCAACTCAAGTTGGCGTATCAAAGTAGGTAAGAGGGAAATTAAattgcattatttattttttattttgtgaacgGAAAATAAAAAAGGGAAAATATAAAGGCCCAAAGTTTGTGCAGAGCTCAAGCCCATTTAAGAGGAAAAAGGTATTAAAAGCCCGATAGATTTGCCCCAATTGAATTGATGCTGATTTCAGTCCAATCCCTAATTCCTCTTTCagatttttcacttttttcaaTTGTTATTTCTGATCAAACGCCAAAAATCCCAAAAACAAATCTGTTTATGCATTACTGGAAATATTCGAATTCCAGAAACTGCAAATTATTACAATTAAATCGGGGAAAGAAATGGGGCAAATGACAAATGGTAAATCAAAAAAAGAAGTaaaggaagaaataaaaaaagaagaaattcaAGATGAAGAAGACGAGGAGGAGCAGGAACAGGAGCAGGACGGAGTTTCTGTTCACTCGCCGTGCAAAATCAACTCTTCCTCGCTGCGCAAGGTACCAATATCTTGCTCGTTGATTTGATTCGCGTTTTATTTTTAGCGAATGgtatataattttttctttttttattgaattcttAGGAGAAATCAGAGGTGGATTTGGAGCTGAGATTGCTTGAAGCCCTCGAAATCTACCCCCCTTCAAAATTGCgaggttttttttattttttcttttgggTTTAATTTTTCGATTAGCTAATctgtttcttcctttttcttgcGTTTTTGGTGTGGAGATCTAAGTTGAATGTTTACGTACGTGCATGCTGTGGATCTATGGCTAAAGATTAAATTAGTGCTTGAAAACTGTGAAATTTTGTATTTGAACGGTGAATTGATATGTATGGATCGATCATCGAAGTTATCTGAAATTCTTTATATGgcgatttttcttttttagcttTGCAAAATGGTGAGGGAATGAATGTGTTTGCTCCTATTCTTGGATCTGTTAGTATTTCTGTGATGAATTTACTGCTTCTTTATTTCAGCTTTCAATCATTGCACAGTAATTCTCAGGAGAGATGTGATTTTGACTGaaatccctctctctctctcacacacacacaagcaGCATAGTTCATAGGATTTGGTAAAATGCATAATGTTACTGTATTGAATATTGTTTGTGTTGATTCTGTTTCCAGGTGTACATCGTCACTTTGTGCTCTATGGTTTAACTGAATACATGCGAAGAaggtttgtttgatttttcgaTTATATTTTCACTTGACATGGTGAATATGAGCAGCCCTCTTTTCCATGTCTAATTATGTTTGTTCCTTTTTGTGTGTGATTTATGCAGCTTCAATCGTCCATTCACTGCAGATGATGTTTTGAAGTTGGTGGGCCGGTTTTACAACTTGGAAATGGTGGTATGTGCCTTGCCTGCCTTGTTCGGTTTACTCTGCATTCGTTATCGATCTCAATTTGTTCTTCGTCTTCATGATAAGAAGCATCTCTAACCATTCTCGTCCGTTTGGATTTCCAGAAACCGGACGATGAAGATGCAGAGTTTCTGTCCCACGAGGAAGACTTCCGCTTGCCACAAAGCTTTTTTGCGGATGAAGAAAATTGAGATAATATAATCTTTAGTTGTAGTACATAGTTTTCACGTGACCAAGTTTTCATTCTCTTGAATCGCTTTACTTCATGGGTTTTTAGAGGAATATGTGGCTGGATTGTTGTTCGTCTAGTTCTAGTGTGTATGCCACAAATTGATTCTAATGAGTTTAATCCAGTGTTAATGATCTTGTACATATTTGATTGAGTTAATTTACAAAAACTACAACACATTTTTACGGCTTCCGATCTTTTCTGAAACAACCATGTGATAAAGAGTAATGTGATGTCAAATtctatcaaaaataaaattgtatcaGCATCAACAAAAAGGAACCAAATGTGAATAAAGAATTGGAGGATAAAAAATTACAGCAGACTAGCATAAAAGAAATATGTAAATCACCATCTTGTTCTGACATTAGGGATTCAATCTTTAACCAACTCTCCCTACATATGCTGCTTACTTTAGGAAGCTTAAAAACATCACACCCTTTGGAAGAACATGATAAATTAGATGCAAATCTTGCACCATGGCATTAATTCTGCAGGAGAAAATGCAATTTTGAACATCTTAGTAGATATTGATCGGCTGGGATATATGTAAAGAACATCAAGTCAAAATTGATATATGTAAAGaacaacaaatcaaaattttaccTCAGCGTCTGCTGGTTTGGGTTCATCATCCTTCACATTCTCCTCACCTA from Salvia splendens isolate huo1 chromosome 4, SspV2, whole genome shotgun sequence encodes the following:
- the LOC121798046 gene encoding pentatricopeptide repeat-containing protein At1g26460, mitochondrial-like gives rise to the protein MPPIRYLARSMPSMRRLNLRFVSTSTHLRQEAQLAGVEPPQAPLPPNPASGSPLYSENWRNATSSTSPGADAAAMLPSLGFLSLGAPGLVQSLATLDANGLMDQFAKWTTEQRWGDLKQLFELWIKSLDNSGKPNKPGVDLYNHYLRANLMMGASTGQLIDLVEKMNDYEIEPNTASFNLVLKAMQQADESLASEKLIERMLQRGPECKDSLPDDESYDLVITTLLSTNQINRALKYIDLALTSGYMLSINAFSRCVHSFINNGRLDTLVSLIERCKKMDQNKSLCPPWRTCNSIADVSVQLDNSDLTYYALEFMAKWIARGEIARPPVLLSVNEGLVLSALGTAGRTCNSRLVDGSWAVLKRSLRQKKVPSPESYIGKLYAHANLGNLQKAFSTLHEFEIAYKNSDREDVEELFSPFHSLNPLVIACSKKGFRTLDMVYHQLENLGQSDPPYKSIAALNCIILGSANIWDIDRAYQTFAAIDATFGLTPDIHSYNALLCAFGKLGKRDEAVRVFEHFTVLGVKPNLTTYSLLVDAHLVVRDLKAALASVDDMINGGFEPSKEMLKKIRRRCVREMNYESDDKVESLAQQFKIRMGTEIRRNMLFELEYNMDSYM
- the LOC121798047 gene encoding triose phosphate/phosphate translocator TPT, chloroplastic-like, which produces MASISNLSLIHQSRSSSFQKLCCTSHRNVHPISNHLEFSPLNKKIASLKTPTLLKLSHRLSDFRLVKAAAADAEGHEIELTKGFVEPKKSFSEKFPALVTGFFFFTWYFLNVIFNILNKKVYNYFPYPYFVSVIHLLVGVVYCLISWSLGLPKRAPINKELLGLLTPVAACHALGHVMSNVSFAAVAVSFTHTIKALEPFFSAAASQFVLGHQIPLPLWLSLAPVVLGVSMASLTELSFNWTGFISAMISNISFTYRSIYSKKAMTGMDSTNIYAYISIIALLFCLPPAIVIEGPQLMQYGFKAAIAKVGLQKFLSDLFWIGMFYHLYNQVATNTLERVAPLTHAVGNVLKRVFVIGFSIVVFGNRISTQTGIGTGIAIAGVAIYSLIKANMEEEKRKAAQQHAS
- the LOC121798050 gene encoding uncharacterized protein LOC121798050 yields the protein MGQMTNGKSKKEVKEEIKKEEIQDEEDEEEQEQEQDGVSVHSPCKINSSSLRKEKSEVDLELRLLEALEIYPPSKLRGVHRHFVLYGLTEYMRRSFNRPFTADDVLKLVGRFYNLEMVKPDDEDAEFLSHEEDFRLPQSFFADEEN